The Blastomonas fulva genome contains a region encoding:
- the rplA gene encoding 50S ribosomal protein L1, whose protein sequence is MAKVTKKAKALSAKLDAEKLYGVDEAIKTIKELATSKFDETIEVALNLGVDPRHADQMVRGVVSLPSGTGKDVRVAVFARGDKADAALAAGAERVGAEDLMEEMQNGKVDYDRVIATPDMMGVVGRLGKLLGPKGLMPNPKLGTVTPNVAEAVKAAKGGQVEFRVEKAGIIHSGIGKASFTDEALRANFDAFVEAIVRAKPSGSKGKYLRKISVSSSMGPGLKVDLSEVHAG, encoded by the coding sequence ATGGCAAAAGTGACCAAGAAGGCAAAGGCCCTCTCCGCCAAGCTCGATGCTGAAAAGCTGTACGGCGTCGACGAAGCCATCAAGACCATCAAGGAACTGGCGACGTCGAAGTTCGACGAAACCATTGAAGTCGCGCTGAACCTGGGCGTCGACCCGCGTCACGCCGACCAGATGGTCCGCGGTGTCGTGTCGCTGCCCTCGGGCACCGGCAAGGACGTGCGCGTTGCCGTGTTCGCTCGCGGCGACAAGGCCGATGCGGCTCTCGCCGCTGGTGCCGAGCGCGTCGGTGCCGAAGACCTGATGGAAGAAATGCAGAACGGCAAGGTCGATTATGACCGCGTCATCGCCACCCCCGACATGATGGGTGTGGTCGGCCGTCTGGGTAAGCTGCTGGGTCCCAAGGGCCTGATGCCGAACCCGAAGCTGGGCACCGTCACCCCGAACGTCGCTGAAGCGGTCAAGGCTGCCAAGGGAGGCCAGGTCGAATTCCGCGTCGAAAAGGCCGGTATCATCCACTCGGGCATCGGCAAGGCGAGCTTCACCGATGAGGCGCTGCGCGCGAACTTCGATGCGTTCGTCGAAGCCATCGTGCGTGCCAAGCCCTCGGGCTCCAAGGGCAAGTACCTGCGCAAGATCTCGGTCAGCTCGTCGATGGGCCCCGGCCTGAAGGTCGACCTGTCGGAAGTGCACGCAGGCTGA
- the rplK gene encoding 50S ribosomal protein L11: MAKKIEGYIKLQVPAGSANPSPPIGPALGQRGVNIMEFCKQFNAATQEVEKGTPLPTVITVFGDRSFTFVTKTPPASYLIKKAANLKSGSKLPGKESAGTIKRSQLAEIAQAKMADLNANDIEAATKIIEGSATSMGLEVVEG, encoded by the coding sequence GTGGCAAAAAAGATTGAAGGCTATATCAAGCTGCAGGTGCCTGCGGGCTCTGCCAACCCCTCTCCGCCGATCGGCCCGGCTCTGGGTCAGCGCGGCGTGAACATCATGGAATTCTGCAAGCAGTTCAACGCTGCGACGCAGGAAGTCGAAAAGGGCACCCCGCTGCCCACCGTGATCACCGTGTTCGGCGATCGCAGCTTCACGTTCGTCACCAAGACCCCGCCTGCCAGCTATCTGATCAAGAAGGCTGCCAACCTGAAGAGCGGATCGAAGCTGCCGGGCAAGGAAAGCGCCGGAACCATCAAGCGTTCGCAGCTGGCGGAAATCGCCCAGGCGAAGATGGCCGACCTCAATGCCAACGACATTGAAGCGGCAACGAAGATTATCGAAGGCTCGGCGACGTCGATGGGCCTTGAAGTGGTGGAGGGCTGA
- the nusG gene encoding transcription termination/antitermination protein NusG, whose protein sequence is MSRWYIIHAYSGFENKVRDAILADAERMGLSALVEQVEVPTETVTEVRRGKKVQTERKFFPGYVLAKLAMTDDVYHVVKNTPKVTGFLGPNGKPQAISDAEAARILNTKEEAANAPRQRIDVDYEIGDSVKVLEGPFASFNGIVEELDFDKARVKVSVSIFGRATPVDLDFEHVELAK, encoded by the coding sequence ATGTCGCGCTGGTACATCATTCACGCTTATTCGGGCTTTGAAAACAAGGTCCGCGACGCGATTCTCGCCGATGCCGAGCGCATGGGCCTGTCTGCGCTGGTGGAACAGGTCGAGGTGCCCACCGAAACCGTGACCGAAGTCCGCCGCGGCAAGAAGGTGCAGACCGAGCGCAAGTTCTTCCCCGGCTACGTGCTGGCCAAGCTGGCGATGACCGACGATGTCTATCACGTCGTCAAGAACACGCCCAAGGTCACCGGCTTTCTGGGCCCCAACGGCAAGCCGCAGGCGATCAGCGACGCCGAGGCTGCCCGTATCCTCAACACCAAGGAAGAGGCTGCCAACGCCCCGCGCCAGCGCATCGACGTCGACTACGAGATCGGCGATTCGGTCAAGGTGCTCGAAGGCCCGTTCGCGAGCTTCAACGGCATCGTCGAGGAGCTCGATTTCGACAAGGCCCGCGTCAAGGTCTCGGTCTCGATCTTCGGCCGTGCAACGCCGGTCGATCTCGACTTCGAGCATGTCGAGCTGGCGAAATAA
- the secE gene encoding preprotein translocase subunit SecE, producing MATERKKTSPGEFVNQVKTEASKVVWPSRQETITTAIMVFILMTILAIFFLAVDSVFGAIVKWLLTLA from the coding sequence ATGGCCACTGAGCGCAAGAAGACCAGTCCCGGCGAGTTCGTGAACCAGGTGAAGACCGAGGCGTCGAAGGTCGTCTGGCCGAGCCGTCAGGAAACCATCACCACCGCCATCATGGTGTTCATCCTGATGACGATCCTGGCGATCTTCTTCCTGGCAGTCGATTCGGTGTTCGGTGCCATCGTGAAATGGCTGCTCACGCTTGCATGA
- the rpsI gene encoding 30S ribosomal protein S9 translates to MSDTVQSLSDLKDIAADVETPINPAHTGGGGAPAPIREQELDKQGRAYATGRRKDAVARVWLKPGTGKIIINKRDQEVYFARPTLRLVINQVFDITDRRGQYDVICTVKGGGLSGQAGAVKHGISQALSKYEPTLRRAVKSAGFLTRDSRTVERKKYGKAKARKSFQFSKR, encoded by the coding sequence ATGTCTGATACCGTGCAATCCCTGTCCGATCTCAAGGACATCGCCGCCGACGTCGAAACCCCGATCAACCCCGCCCACACCGGAGGTGGCGGCGCGCCGGCTCCGATCCGCGAGCAGGAACTGGACAAGCAGGGCCGTGCCTATGCCACCGGTCGCCGCAAGGACGCCGTGGCCCGCGTGTGGCTGAAGCCCGGCACCGGCAAGATCATCATCAACAAGCGCGACCAGGAAGTGTACTTCGCACGTCCTACGCTGCGTCTGGTGATCAACCAGGTGTTCGACATCACCGATCGTCGCGGCCAGTACGATGTGATCTGCACCGTCAAGGGTGGTGGTCTTTCGGGCCAGGCCGGCGCCGTCAAGCACGGCATCAGCCAGGCGCTCAGCAAGTACGAGCCCACGCTGCGCCGCGCAGTCAAGTCGGCCGGGTTCCTGACCCGCGACAGCCGCACCGTCGAGCGCAAGAAGTACGGCAAGGCCAAGGCGCGCAAGAGCTTCCAGTTCTCGAAGCGCTGA
- the rplM gene encoding 50S ribosomal protein L13 — protein sequence MKALLKTTKSIKPADVEKKWHIIDADGLVVGRVAVIIANILRGKHKPSYTPHVDCGDHVIVINAGKVVLTGNKRDKKVYYKHTGYIGGIKEVTAAKVLDGRFPERVLEKAVERMVPRGPLGRQQMRNLHLFTGTEHPHNGQQPEALDVASLNRKNKVGA from the coding sequence ATGAAGGCTTTGCTCAAGACCACCAAGTCGATCAAACCGGCGGACGTGGAAAAGAAGTGGCATATTATCGATGCCGACGGACTGGTGGTCGGCCGCGTTGCGGTGATCATCGCCAACATCCTGCGCGGCAAGCACAAGCCGAGCTACACCCCGCACGTCGATTGCGGTGACCATGTCATCGTCATCAACGCCGGCAAGGTGGTGTTGACCGGCAACAAGCGCGACAAGAAGGTCTATTACAAGCACACCGGCTATATCGGTGGCATCAAGGAAGTGACCGCAGCCAAGGTGCTCGACGGCCGCTTCCCCGAGCGCGTGCTTGAAAAGGCGGTGGAACGCATGGTTCCCCGTGGTCCTCTGGGCCGCCAGCAGATGCGCAACCTGCATCTCTTTACCGGCACCGAACATCCGCATAACGGCCAACAGCCCGAAGCGCTCGACGTTGCCTCGCTCAACCGCAAGAACAAGGTGGGTGCATAA
- the cutA gene encoding divalent-cation tolerance protein CutA — MIGDLPGDGSDIRLVYCPFADEEEARTIARTVVREQLAACANIMAPALAICHWQGELTETAEVPVLFKTALPQSKALVARIVHLHSYDEPAVLVLPVDYCPPSFRAWVLGQTLAID; from the coding sequence ATGATCGGCGACCTGCCGGGCGACGGATCGGACATCCGATTGGTCTATTGCCCCTTTGCCGACGAGGAAGAGGCGCGGACCATCGCGCGGACGGTGGTGCGCGAACAGCTTGCCGCGTGTGCCAACATCATGGCCCCTGCCCTTGCAATCTGTCACTGGCAGGGTGAACTCACCGAAACGGCCGAGGTCCCGGTGCTGTTCAAGACCGCACTGCCCCAGTCCAAGGCGCTGGTCGCGCGGATCGTCCATCTGCACAGCTATGACGAGCCCGCGGTGCTGGTGCTGCCGGTGGACTATTGCCCGCCCAGCTTCCGTGCCTGGGTGCTGGGCCAGACGCTGGCGATCGACTGA
- a CDS encoding COX15/CtaA family protein gives MTSLSHAPVSAARLDARAAPSAIANWLYGVALLVFTMVVVGGITRLTESGLSITEWNVVTGTLPPLSEASWVAEFEKYKLIPEYIEVNAGMTLAEFKTIYFWEYIHRLLGRLVGVAFALPFLYFAVRRAIPQGYGWRLTALFALGGLQGAVGWWMVASGLSERTDVSHFRLAVHLLNALFIMAGLIWTALDLKALARDPAARPARMTGLSLIVIGVLFLQLLFGAWVAGLNAGYAAKSWPLMNGAFFPVDVDWSQGLVHTLTHDPFLLHFIHRWWAFVAVAALVVMGRAVRRVDRRISLAIHTAFGLQILLGIATVMTSVDLHLAVLHQAVGAILVATTAWGAHRLGQRDMLQRQVAVAA, from the coding sequence ATGACCAGCCTGTCGCACGCACCTGTCTCTGCCGCACGCTTGGACGCGCGCGCCGCCCCCTCGGCCATTGCCAACTGGCTGTATGGGGTGGCACTGCTGGTGTTCACCATGGTGGTGGTGGGGGGAATCACCCGGCTGACCGAATCGGGGCTGTCGATCACCGAATGGAATGTCGTCACCGGGACGCTGCCGCCGCTGAGCGAGGCCTCCTGGGTCGCGGAGTTCGAGAAGTACAAGCTGATCCCCGAATATATCGAGGTCAACGCCGGCATGACGCTGGCCGAGTTCAAGACCATCTATTTCTGGGAGTATATCCACCGGCTGCTTGGGCGCCTGGTCGGCGTCGCGTTCGCGCTGCCGTTCCTGTACTTCGCGGTGCGCCGCGCGATCCCGCAGGGATATGGCTGGCGGCTGACCGCCCTGTTCGCACTGGGCGGACTGCAGGGCGCGGTGGGCTGGTGGATGGTGGCATCGGGCCTGTCCGAGCGCACCGATGTCAGCCATTTCCGGCTTGCGGTGCATCTGCTCAACGCCTTGTTCATCATGGCCGGGCTGATCTGGACCGCGCTCGACCTGAAGGCACTGGCGCGTGATCCCGCAGCAAGGCCGGCGCGGATGACGGGGCTCAGCCTGATCGTGATCGGCGTTTTATTCCTGCAACTGCTGTTCGGCGCCTGGGTGGCCGGGCTCAACGCGGGCTATGCCGCCAAGAGCTGGCCGCTGATGAACGGGGCGTTCTTCCCCGTTGATGTCGACTGGTCGCAGGGGCTGGTGCACACGCTGACGCACGATCCCTTCCTGCTGCACTTCATCCACCGCTGGTGGGCGTTCGTCGCTGTCGCCGCCTTGGTGGTGATGGGCCGCGCGGTGCGCCGGGTCGACCGGCGGATCTCGCTCGCCATCCACACCGCCTTCGGGCTGCAGATCCTGCTCGGCATCGCCACGGTGATGACCAGCGTTGATCTGCATCTGGCGGTGCTGCATCAGGCGGTGGGCGCGATCCTGGTCGCGACCACGGCTTGGGGCGCGCACCGGCTTGGCCAGCGCGATATGCTCCAACGCCAAGTGGCCGTGGCTGCATGA
- a CDS encoding MerC domain-containing protein encodes MLSRITKSGQLDSAAIALSALCMVHCAAGIWLVAGIASLGGILLAPWVHEIGFALAAIMAALALGHGVRSHGARLPLAIGVVGIASMLMAMTVPHGSAYEYALTLAGVAALSVAHLLNYRAARQN; translated from the coding sequence ATGTTGTCTCGTATCACCAAGTCCGGCCAGCTCGATTCTGCAGCGATTGCGCTGTCGGCATTGTGCATGGTGCATTGCGCCGCGGGCATCTGGCTGGTGGCGGGAATCGCCTCATTGGGCGGTATCCTGCTCGCCCCCTGGGTGCACGAGATCGGCTTTGCGCTTGCCGCGATCATGGCGGCGCTGGCGCTGGGCCATGGCGTCCGCTCGCACGGAGCGCGGCTGCCGCTGGCAATCGGGGTGGTCGGAATTGCCTCGATGCTGATGGCGATGACCGTGCCGCACGGAAGTGCCTACGAATATGCGCTCACCCTGGCAGGCGTCGCCGCGCTGAGCGTCGCGCACCTGCTCAACTACCGCGCCGCGCGCCAGAACTGA
- the thiS gene encoding sulfur carrier protein ThiS: MTSTTHTSAQINLHINGEPRCVPAGQSIAALVTSLGLDPAKVAVERNLEIVPRSTLADVMVGEGDRLEIVHFVGGGDHAAADDSWTVAGHTFRSRLIVGTGKYKDFAQNAAAVEASGAEIVTVAVRRVNVSDPSAPMLTDFIDPMKITYLPNTAGCFTGEDAIRTLRLAREAGGWDLVKLEVLGEAKTLYPDMHETLRATEILAKEGFKPMVYCVDDPIGAKRLEDAGAVAIMPLGAPIGSGLGIQNRVTIRLIVENAKVPVLVDAGVGTASDAAIAMELGCDGVLMNTAIAEARDPIRMARAMKLAVEAGRDAYLAGRMGTRKYADPSSPLAGLI, translated from the coding sequence ATGACCAGCACCACCCACACCTCCGCTCAGATCAATCTCCACATCAATGGCGAGCCGCGCTGCGTGCCCGCCGGGCAGAGCATCGCCGCTCTGGTGACCTCGCTCGGGCTTGATCCCGCCAAGGTCGCGGTCGAGCGCAATCTGGAGATCGTGCCGCGCTCAACGCTGGCGGATGTCATGGTGGGCGAAGGCGACCGGCTCGAGATCGTGCATTTCGTCGGCGGCGGCGACCATGCAGCAGCAGACGACAGCTGGACGGTGGCAGGCCATACCTTCCGGTCGCGGCTGATCGTCGGCACCGGCAAGTACAAGGACTTTGCCCAGAACGCCGCTGCCGTGGAAGCCTCGGGCGCCGAGATCGTCACCGTCGCGGTGCGCCGGGTCAACGTCTCGGACCCCAGCGCGCCGATGCTGACCGACTTCATCGACCCGATGAAGATCACCTATCTGCCCAACACCGCAGGCTGCTTCACCGGCGAGGACGCGATCCGCACGCTGCGGCTGGCGCGCGAGGCAGGCGGCTGGGATCTGGTCAAGCTCGAGGTGCTGGGCGAGGCCAAGACGCTCTACCCCGATATGCACGAGACGCTGCGCGCCACCGAGATTCTCGCCAAGGAAGGCTTCAAGCCGATGGTCTATTGTGTCGACGACCCGATCGGCGCCAAGCGGCTCGAGGATGCAGGCGCGGTCGCGATCATGCCGCTGGGCGCGCCGATCGGATCGGGGCTGGGCATCCAGAACCGGGTGACCATCCGGCTGATCGTCGAGAATGCCAAGGTCCCGGTGCTGGTTGATGCCGGCGTCGGCACCGCATCGGACGCGGCGATCGCGATGGAACTGGGTTGCGATGGCGTGCTGATGAACACCGCGATCGCCGAAGCCAGGGACCCCATCCGCATGGCGCGCGCGATGAAACTTGCGGTGGAGGCGGGACGCGATGCGTATCTTGCCGGCCGCATGGGCACGCGCAAATATGCCGATCCCTCGAGCCCGCTCGCCGGTTTGATCTGA
- a CDS encoding UrcA family protein: MFAPATASIFTRTLAAAGAAAVLFSASVQASPVKTVETANGRIVRSVEVPFVDLDLASAEGVAALESRLKVASQQVCGVTERVPLQQQMDHQACIADTMASSKRAIVTLVARAEAGDRFKAGERIAVGS; encoded by the coding sequence ATGTTTGCCCCCGCAACCGCATCGATTTTCACTCGCACCCTGGCCGCCGCTGGCGCTGCTGCCGTTCTGTTTTCCGCCTCTGTCCAGGCCAGCCCGGTCAAGACCGTCGAAACCGCCAACGGCCGCATCGTGCGCAGCGTCGAAGTGCCGTTCGTCGACCTGGACCTGGCCAGCGCTGAAGGCGTCGCCGCACTCGAATCGCGTCTCAAGGTCGCATCGCAGCAGGTCTGCGGCGTCACCGAGCGCGTCCCGCTGCAGCAGCAGATGGACCACCAGGCCTGCATCGCCGATACCATGGCAAGCTCGAAGCGCGCGATCGTGACGCTCGTCGCCCGCGCCGAGGCCGGTGACCGCTTCAAGGCCGGCGAACGCATCGCCGTCGGCAGCTGA
- a CDS encoding GFA family protein, which yields MTIREARCACGQVSVECQGDPQRVSICHCLNCQRRSGSAFAFQARWPQERVAITGRTAWWTKQGESGSAATFTFCADCGTTVAYRADSLPGLIAVPVGTFADPLFPAPEYSVYEQRKHRWIALTAPGMVHYD from the coding sequence ATGACCATTCGGGAAGCGCGATGTGCGTGCGGTCAGGTCTCGGTGGAATGCCAGGGCGATCCGCAACGCGTATCGATATGCCACTGCCTCAACTGCCAGCGGCGGAGCGGAAGCGCCTTTGCGTTCCAGGCGCGCTGGCCGCAGGAGCGTGTTGCGATCACGGGAAGAACCGCATGGTGGACCAAGCAGGGCGAAAGTGGCTCCGCTGCAACGTTCACCTTCTGCGCGGATTGCGGGACGACCGTGGCGTATCGCGCCGATTCGCTGCCCGGCCTGATCGCTGTACCGGTCGGAACCTTTGCCGACCCACTGTTTCCCGCGCCCGAATATTCGGTGTACGAACAGCGCAAGCACCGCTGGATCGCGCTCACCGCACCAGGCATGGTGCATTACGACTGA